A window of Solanum stenotomum isolate F172 chromosome 3, ASM1918654v1, whole genome shotgun sequence contains these coding sequences:
- the LOC125857914 gene encoding pectinesterase inhibitor-like has translation MTLSYISALFLLVSLLSISFTLTSVRADLISDVCSKTQKPAICLSALRGDSRSKGANLEGLATISIDISLKNMQFSHDLVNTLFKQATDPKLKTRYSSCLENYNDGIDDLRGLPALLKSRDYSGLNIHASAALDDPSTCDDNFSDPPAEAPQLKAASEKVQGLIGIILVISNLLK, from the coding sequence ATGACACTTTCATATATCTCTGCCTTGTTTTTGCTAGTTTCTCTATTATCAATCTCTTTCACGTTAACAAGCGTGAGAGCAGATTTGATAAGCGATGTTTGctcaaaaacacaaaaaccaGCAATATGTTTATCGGCTCTACGAGGGGATTCTCGATCTAAAGGTGCAAATCTTGAAGGCCTTGCGACAATCTCAATAGACATATCACTAAAGAACATGCAATTTTCACATGATCTTGTTAATACATTGTTTAAACAGGCTACAGATCCAAAATTAAAGACACGATATAGTTCGTGTTTGGAGAACTATAATGATGGCATTGATGATCTTAGAGGATTGCCTGCTCTTTTAAAGTCTAGAGATTATTCTGGTTTGAATATTCATGCATCTGCTGCTTTGGATGATCCTTCTACGTGTGATGACAATTTTTCAGATCCACCCGCTGAAGCACCCCAATTGAAAGCAGCTAGTGAGAAGGTTCAAGGACTTATTGGTATAATTTTGGTTATTAGCAATCTACTGAAATGA